The following coding sequences lie in one Corticium candelabrum chromosome 10, ooCorCand1.1, whole genome shotgun sequence genomic window:
- the LOC134185519 gene encoding uncharacterized protein LOC134185519 yields MLVPLVAVLVGLSYGRSNENPCETRTSTYEYRAVAYNGIPGTSENISGIRTTLTISLSSFSNSNRFQLEIDKCDSVPLQDATPKDSMWCDQLMKWALPFDMANGVVSAIYPDPRENRAILNLKRGIVSAFQVKPKGKDNVQIVDEEDVLGKCETRITESHLDNEIEMTKHRETEKCEGRPKYTNMMPSQTQEAKFTYGTMTAVYRLDMAHSITLAELIQVEEIAPMSKEAGHIVTHINQTFWLVRRQTQGNCKQKIPVSNRHRISLLFDYSTGSEVRQYSELSATDIIARITNANPDAIPQLFLELIPVMRSMSFENLNYLMINLKKGDHKYSVFLDALPFVFTDASFDLIKKLTEPTYDLSKTRKTALALSLAAAPVHFANPCKLLQRALDIAVNRKSYESSTLTLGTVINRVHDSPISCKNELAKAFTYLQTKLKNNIKPIPQDYNPSENPQHSEYKGNWEQALHAIKAYGNAGVPQSIAVLKEYINDKRLLVEGRVAVINALQRIGKRSPLPVREQALQTYLASTNNEIRIAAFATFMEVARHGPIQSQQMRRILQQAHRERHNSEVLSYVCSFLKTLRNTHDPSFRNLRSSMFYYEKWTGASEKCSRYASHSFFSSHYIHYYKSMSDIVRPLPRDSMGASLTLDYVSTNASRIPRFARSKMRMHMFGYDMDFIEAGIRATGVEELLCSMIFGSKGHVRLGSLPKDAYDYFCGVHDEKTSFSMYVKAMGDELLWNNFRPHTTQHEVNTARDRVLDFFSKAGSLRREMSSFIDYFASGTYSIYRGKASLDHTAGFMNIQRVVPTIIGMPINLTVAAAGHIQFDFSTRFEYHNDHPLMSLIAPSFLQKMVGGEPQETVEGNMNIHPWMTMAAKVEVLLDDYHYRPKIVFSANSSSKFHQHLSVLMHGDYSTSMTIHDMPEDESVVFSASYSQSAVVNGRSKQLQTDNQKKDNIHIKSYDLIGLDMFINFSHADTSRSPVAPMLPPAGPVKMSVSFKRPNPKLSKMIFSIMTNEMKPSKSSIAASLTAVGVDRSVNGSLSWRYAHKTFVFDGSLSSALANSSTVVIVNVNSQLNIESYANFNSSLANFTVGFGLSSTHINANSSLVIGKHRIYQVALRGSRRQFNNGKLSFYLFIGDKRLPHTYDMTVDLSKWQANITGQLLLSGESEPHTVIVSGSFGKYYLNMTGLFKLASECELYQMGFNGSYEPGNVRSHFMIDLPHIIKRQDIYLRGSVGLVFAHLSAAIYQTNRVKPHKIDINADIDSSVFANMNGSLLLANNDEAHWSIKTNLSKWSIESNTHLQVVNKPNSNMRVSASYQRNKVSGLALINVPGLFEDYSNRFSNNSVTWFFQKISHILYQPKQGKSHNITVKGVLNKWYSNVSMYVHMARDINHHYLNFNSSFAKWYINGTALLRPANYRKPHRVHLSGDIGKQFLNGSAFFHQGCHKTDFDSDKCEDCPYRVNFRGEIGKQYVDTKAGFQMPGSRCKVPHSASLRASVKKWSMNISATTHLQLNNNDWNKRHYVNSTMSLDGRAIQLSAKSSLFDLRSVKEFLRMDENRVAEKLESSPTATTTLQPEPTDAGKCKQLKKHIKLYFGNKKCETVRTFSVCSSNCKELYSRNTIAANFSCTTWDHPLDTEHDQKKFELLAVPKLEKCCNRGICTWK; encoded by the exons ATGCTGGTTCCTTTGGTTGCTGTGCTTGTTGGATTGAGTTATGGAA GGTCCAATGAAAATCCTTGTGAAACCA GAACTTCAACGTATGAATATCGTGCAGTTGCTTACAATGGCATTCCTGGTACATCTGAAAATATCAGTGGCATCAGGACTACCTTGACGATTTCCCTAAGTAGCTTTTCAAATTCAAACCGATTTCAGCTAGAG ATTGACAAGTGTGACAGTGTTCCACTTCAAGATGCTACTCCAAAGGACAGCATGTGGTGTGATCAGCTCATGAAATGGGCCTTGCCATTTGACATGGCAAATGGTGTAGTCAGCGCAATTTATCCTGACCCTCGTGAAAATAGAGCAATACTAAACCTAAAGAGAGGAATAGTGAGTGCTTTTCAAGTCAAACCAAAAGGAAAGGACAATGTTCAAATAGTTGACGAG GAAGATGTCTTGGGAAAGTGTGAGACACGTATAACAGAGTCCCACCTTGACAAcgaaattgaaatgacaaaaCATCGAGAAACTGAGAAATGTGAAGGTCGACCAAAGTACACCAATATGATGCCAAGCCAG ACTCAAGAAGCCAAGTTTACATATGGAACAATGACTGCAGTCTATAGACTGGACATGGCACACAGTATAACATTGGCTGAGCTGATCCAAGTTGAAGAAATAGCTCCCATGTCCAAAGAAGCTGGCCATATTGTTACACACATCAA CCAAACTTTCTGGCTTGtaagaagacagacacaaggCAACTGCAAACAGAAAA TTCCCGTGTCAAACAGACATCGCATATCACTGTTATTCGATTATTCTACTGGATCAGAAGTTAGGCAATATAGCGAGCTGAGTGCTACTGACATCATTGCAAGAATCACTAACGCCAACCCAGACGCTATCCCACAGTTGTTTTTGGAACTGATTCCTGTAATGAGAAGTATGAGCTTTGAAAATCTAAACTACCTGATGATCAATCTCAAAAAAGGCGATCATAAATA CTCAGTCTTCCTTGATGCCTTGCCATTTGTGTTCACTGATGCAAGCTTTGATCTCATTAAAAAGTTGACTGAGCCTACATATGATCTGAGCAAGACACGAAAAACAGCATTGGCACTTAGCTTGGCGGCTGCACCTGTTCACTTCGCAAATCCCTGCAAACTCCTCCAAAGAGCTCTG GACATAGCTGTGAATAGAAAATCTTATGAGAGTAGCACCCTGACACTAGGTACAGTCATCAACAGGGTTCATGACAGTCCAATTTCTTGCAAGAATGAACTTGCTAAG GCTTTTACATACCTTCAAACAAAACTTAAGAACAACATTAAGCCAATACCTCAGGACTACAATCCATCAGAAAATCCACAACATTCAGAATACAAAGGAAATTGGGAACAAGCTCTTCACGCTATCAAGGCTTATGGCAATGCTGGAGTTCCTCAATCAATAGCAGTGTTAAAAGAATACATAAACGACAAGAGACTGTTGGTTGAAGGTCGTGTTGCTGTCATTAATGCTCTACAACGCATTGGAAAGAGGAGTCCACTACCG GTTCGTGAACAAGCACTTCAAACTTACTTGGCAAGCACAAATAATGAAATAAGAATAGCTGCTTTTGCAACGTTTATGGAAGTTGCACGTCATGGTCCtattcaaagtcaacaaatgaGACGAATACTGCAGCAAGCTCATCGTGAGCGACATAACTCAGAGGTCCTTAGTTATGTCTGCAGCTTCCTGAAGACTCTACGGAACACTCACGATCCAAGTTTCAGAAATCT ACGATCCAGTATGTTTTACTATGAAAAATGGACAGGAGCTTCTGAAAAGTGCAGCAGATATGCAAGCCATTCATTCTTCTCATCACACTACATCCACTATTACAAATCAATGA GTGATATTGTCCGGCCTCTTCCACGAGATTCCATGGGAGCATCCTTGACCCTTGATTATGTGTCAACCAATGCTAGTCGAATACCTCGCTTTGCCAGAAGCAAAATGAGAATGCATATGTTTGGATACGACATGGATTTTATTGAG GCGGGTATTCGAGCCACCGGCGTTGAGGAGCTGCTCTGTAGCATGATATTTGGATCAAAAGGACATGTTCGCCTTGGATCATTACCT AAAGATGCGTATGACTACTTTTGTGGTGTTCATGATGAGAAAACTAGCTTCTCCATGTATGTCAAAGCAATGGGTGATGAGCTGCTTTGGAATAACTTCAGACCACATACCACGCAACATGAAGTAAACACAGCACGTGATCGTGTTCTCGACTTCTTTTCCAAAGCTGGATCTTTACGAAGAGAAATGTCATCCTTCATTGACTACTTCGCAAGTGGAACATACTCCATTTATCGTGGCAAAGCCAGCTTGGACCATACAGCTGGTTTCATGAACATCCAAAGAGTTGTCCCTACAATCATTGGCATGCCAATTAATCTGACTGTTGCAGCAGCTGGCCACATCCAATTTGACTTTTCTACTCGCTTTGAGTACCACAATGATCATCCTCTAATGTCGTTGATTGCTCCCTCGTTCTTACAAAAGATGGTTGGAGGTGAACCACAAGAAACTGTTGAAGGAAATATGAACATTCATCCCTG GATGACGATGGCTGCTAAAGTTGAGGTACTGCTTGATGACTACCACTATAGGCCGAAAATTGTCTTCTCTGCAAACTCCAGCTCAAAGTTCCACCAACATCTCTCTGTCCTGATGCATGGTGACTATTCTACATCTATGACAATTCATGATATGCCAGAAGATGAATCAGTTGTTTTCAGTGCCAG TTATAGTCAATCTGCTGTAGTCAATGGCAGATCTAAACAGCTTCAAACTGATAATCAAAAGAAG GATAACATCCATATTAAGTCTTATGACCTCATTGGACTTGACATGTTTATCAACTTTAGCCATGCCGATACAAGTAGGAGTCCTGTTGCTCCTATGTTACCACCAGCTGGTCCAGTCAAGATGTCTGTTTCATTCAAGAGACCCAATCCCAAATTAAGCAAAATGATTTTCTCCATTATGACTAATGAGATGAAACCAAGCAAGTCGTCCATAGCTGCTAGTCTAACTGCAGTTGGAGTGGACAGATCAGTTAATGGTTCTCTAAGCTGGAGATATGCACACAAAACATTTGTGTTTGATGGCTCCCTCAGCAGTGCTCTTGCTAACTCGTCCACTGTTGTTATTGTGAATGTCAATTCTCAACTGAACATTGAAAGCTATGCAAACTTCAATTCTAGTTTGGCCAATTTCACTGTAGGTTTTGGTCTAAGCAGTACCCATATCAATGCCAATTCATCACTGGTCATTGGGAAGCATCGTATCTACCAGGTTGCACTACGAGGCTCTCGTAGACAATTCAATAATGGCAAGTTGTCGTTCTACCTTTTCATTGGCGATAAAAGATTACCACATACTTATGACATGACTGTCGACCTAAGTAAATGGCAAGCCAACATTACTGGACAACTCCTGCTTAGTGGTGAAAGTGAACCACACACAGTAATCGTTAGTGGCTCTTTTGGAAAGTACTATCTCAATATGACTGGACTTTTCAAATTGGCTTCAGAATGTGAACTATATCAAATGGGGTTCAATGGATCTTACGAACCAGGAAACGTCAGAAGTCATTTCATGATCGACTTACCTCATATCATCAAACGCCAAGACATATACCTCCGTGGATCTGTTGGTTTAGTGTTTGCACATCTCTCAGCAGCCATTTACCAAACAAATCGAGTGAAACCTCACAAAATCGATATCAACGCTGATATTGACAGTTCAGTCTTTGCAAATATGAATGGATCTTTGCTTCTTGCAAATAATGATGAAGCACACTGGTCAATTAAAACCAACCTATCAAAGTGGTCAATTGAGTCCAatactcatctgcaggttgtGAACAAACCTAATAGTAACATGAGAGTATCAGCAAGCTATCAAAGAAACAAAGTCAGTGGATTAGCCCTGATAAATGTTCCTGGTCTTTTCGAAGATTATTCAAACAGATTTTCAAATAACAGTGTGACATGGTTCTTTCAAAAGATCTCACACATCCTCTACCAGCCAAAGCAAGGAAAATCACATAACATTACTGTCAAGGGTGTACTAAACAAGTGGTACAGCAATGTTTCAATGTATGTGCACATGGCAAGAGATATAAATCACCATTATCTGAACTTCAACAGTTCCTTTGCGAAATGGTATATCAATGGCACAGCTCTCCTTCGTCCAGCAAACTACAGAAAGCCACATCGTGTACATCTCAGTGGCGACATAGGAAAACAATTTCTAAACGGATCCGCTTTCTTTCACCAAGGATGTCATAAAACTGATTTCGACAGTGACAAATGTGAGGACTGTCCATACCGTGTAAACTTCAGAGGGGAAATTGGCAAACAATATGTTGATACTAAAGCTGGATTCCAGATGCCAGGAAGCAGATGCAAGGTACCTCATAGTGCTTCTCTACGAGCAAGTGTTAAGAAATGGTCCATGAATATATCAGCAACAACACACCTGCAACTGAACAATAATGACTGGAATAAACGACATTACGTTAACTCCACTATGTCACTTGATGGTAGGGCCATTCAGCTTTCAGCAAAATCAAGTCTCTTTGACTTACGAAGTGTAAAAGAATTCCTTCGAATGGATGAAAATCGAGTTGCAGAGAAACTGGAGTCAAGccctactgctactactacacTACAACCAGAACCAACAGATGCCGGGAAATGTAAACAACTGAAAAAACACATCAAACTCTACTTTGGTAACAAGAAATGTGAAACCGTGCGTACTTTCTCAGTGTGCAGTAGCAACTGTAAAGAACTATATAGCAGGAACACAATTGCTGCAAACTTTTCATGCACTACTTGGGATCACCCACTTGATACAGAGCATGACCAGAAAAAGTTTGAACTCCTAGCAGTGCCTAAACTAGAGAAATGTTGCAACAGAGGAATCTGCACCTGGAAGTAG